One window of the Salvelinus alpinus chromosome 13, SLU_Salpinus.1, whole genome shotgun sequence genome contains the following:
- the LOC139537242 gene encoding tumor necrosis factor receptor superfamily member 19-like gives MDCSETQYYLSGDCHPCLQCGPGQELSEDCGYGSGWSASCIPCSVKTYKEGRGYHNCKFCQSCKRINRHQKSLCTSKSNAICGECLPGFYSKTRMDGLQELECMPCGPSSTTEQQCSRSRRVDVGKVWSPEGPAQNAAVITTISFALVTMTIFLSAALFIYFRHTLLKKIFKGCLAPQSTSQSDMECAASPVNVVTLNLEQQSQDSGACDNSTTTADTLARLQSNVDMTVPLGFVLRNPDLKTQGHINLLETQPLVRNSTCSNCSSGLVSQISSEISSEPSSISSDVSLTMETPVGPVDIGESEAGSFFLPLQSSKGYDASELQDSPPHQHVPVECTELDFHSTAALHSATDPDCSSVSLGITVISEIKDGPSGDGSGGRQLGSPSACPEEQTDSCWSSHHQPCYSSNAMEETLSLLKNCIRIMQGVHLGRLPQALVDSLALKLDPTFPGVQNYQQVALKMGVPHELLKGLCGFDHVFRYLSSCTLLTVPDLLHTFYLLQRLDTLLLLCEYAMQSQTQRQVTGCTFYC, from the exons GACTGTGGTTATGGAAGTGGATGGTCGGCTTCTTGCatcccctgtagtgtcaagactTATAAAGAGGGCCGAGGTTACCACAACTGCAAATTCTGCCAGTCGTGTAAACGCATAAACAGGCACCAGAAGTCACTGTGCACCTCTAAGAGCAATGCTATCTGTGGGGAGTGCTTGCCAGG ATTCTACAGTAAGACACGGATGGATGGCTTGCAGGAATTGGAGTGCATGCCGTGTGGTCCCTCCTCCACCACTGAGCAGCAGTGCAGCC GAAGCAGAAGAGTTGATGTGGGAAAAGTCTGGAGCCCAGAAGGCCCAGCCCAAAATGCTGCTGTCATCACCACCATTTCTTTTGCCCTGGTTACCATGACAATCTTCCTCTCCGCTGCCTTGTTTATATACTTCAGACATACCTTACTAAAGAAAATATTTAAAG GATGCCTGGCTCCTCAAAGCACAAGTCAGAGTGACATGGAGTGTGCAGCATCCCCAGTGAACGTGGTCACGCTGAATCTGGAGCAGCAAAGCCAGGACTCGG GTGCATGTGATAACTCTACCACCACTGCAGACACGTTGGCCAGACTGCAGTCCAATGTGGACATGACTGTCCCTCTGGGGTTCGTTCTACGAAACCCTGACCTTAAAACTCAGGGCCACATCAACCTGCTGGAGACCCAGCCACTGGTGCGTAACTCCACCTGCAGTAACTGCTCCTCTGGGTTGGTCTCTCAGATATCCTCTGAGATATCCTCTGAGCCATCCTCAATCAGCAGTGATGTCTCACTCACAATGGAGACCCCTGTGGGTCCAGTAGACATTGGGGAGTCTGAGGCAGGGTCCTTTTTCCTGCCCCTGCAGAGCAGTAAGGGTTACGATGCTTCTGAGCTGCAGGATAGCCCTCCCCATCAGCATGTACCAGTGGAGTGCACTGAGCTAGACTTCCACAGCACTGCAGCCCTCCACAGTGCCACAGACCCAGACTGTAGCTCTGTGAGCCTGGGGATTACTGTGATATCCGAGATTAAGGATGGCCCCTCCGGAGATGGGTCAGGAGGAAGACAACTGGGGAGTCCATCTGCCTGCCCAGAGGAACAAACTGACAGCTGTTGGAGCAGCCATCATCAACCCTGCTACAGCAGTAATGCG ATGGAAGAAACACTGAGCCTGCTGAAGAACTGTATCCGAATCATGCAAG GTGTCCATCTAGGCAGGCTGCCACAGGCCTTGGTGGATTCTCTGGCTTTGAAGCTGGACCCAACATTCCCAGGAGTACAGAACTACCAGCAGGTGGCGCTGAAGATGGGCGTACCTCACGAGTTGCTCAAAGGCCTGTGCGGGTTTGATCATGTCTTTCGGTACCTTTCCTCCTGCACTCTGCTAACAGTACCTGACTTGCTCCACACGTTCTACCTGCTGCAGCGGCTCGACACTCTGCTCCTGCTGTGTGAATATGCCATGCAGAGCCAGACTCAGCGCCAGGTCACAGGATGCACATTTTACTGTTAA